One genomic window of Candidatus Zixiibacteriota bacterium includes the following:
- the fliR gene encoding flagellar biosynthetic protein FliR codes for MFEFVTYSAAKLETFFLISFRAAGLFLGAPIIGHRIIPRMVKAGLAIMLAIILIPAVGKTPIEPVSSVWLLAVLAAKEMLVGFLIGFFFALLFMAVQMAGGLVGYQIGLSLVNVLDPEMGTEVPLIGEFWFFVAALIFLAIDGHHAIISALSDSYKIVPVGTFDFSGSALDFIIRFSAYSFVMAIKIGAPVIITLFLTEVALGVVARTVPQMNIFIVGLPLKIGVGILVIATALPVFRFVIERSVEFLNSEVHRLLHGLGTAS; via the coding sequence TTCTTAATCTCCTTCAGAGCCGCCGGTCTCTTTCTGGGGGCGCCGATAATCGGGCATCGCATCATACCTCGCATGGTCAAGGCCGGACTGGCGATAATGCTGGCGATAATTCTAATTCCGGCGGTCGGCAAGACCCCGATAGAGCCGGTCAGCTCGGTCTGGCTTCTGGCGGTGCTGGCGGCAAAAGAGATGCTGGTCGGTTTTCTTATCGGCTTTTTCTTTGCGCTTCTCTTCATGGCGGTTCAGATGGCCGGCGGTCTGGTCGGCTACCAGATTGGACTCTCCCTGGTCAATGTTCTGGACCCGGAGATGGGAACGGAAGTCCCGCTTATTGGAGAGTTCTGGTTTTTTGTGGCGGCCCTGATATTCCTGGCGATTGACGGACATCACGCCATAATTTCGGCGCTTTCCGACAGCTATAAGATAGTTCCCGTGGGGACTTTCGATTTTTCAGGAAGCGCCCTGGATTTCATTATCCGGTTTTCCGCCTACTCCTTTGTGATGGCTATCAAGATCGGCGCGCCGGTGATAATTACCCTTTTCCTAACTGAGGTTGCGCTGGGGGTGGTGGCGCGGACAGTCCCGCAGATGAATATCTTCATTGTCGGTCTGCCGCTGAAAATAGGCGTCGGGATTCTGGTGATAGCGACCGCGCTTCCGGTCTTCCGCTTTGTCATCGAACGCTCAGTGGAATTTCTCAACAGCGAAGTACACCGGCTCTTACATGGCTTAGGAACCGCATCTTAG
- the flhB gene encoding flagellar biosynthesis protein FlhB has protein sequence MAEEQFQERTEQATPRRREKAREEGKVARSLELNSAVILCLGSAAIYFLGPLLIRQLQQFMIFIFREAPTMSADYDSLLALLSTRILTFFYLLGPILVILVVVAYGINVMQVGFLVTGKPLEPKPEKLNIANGIKRLFSGRSLMELIRDTVKLIVIGFVGYKAISSQMDTFYLLADNSVTVFAGAMGTMALKTTLQIGAVMLILGILDYAYQKYDYEKSIRMSRQEIKDEYKDTEGSPQIKSRIRQIQREMSRKRMMQDVPKADVVVTNPTHIAVALKYNPDEMDAPMVVAKGERLIAQKIKELAREANVPVVENPPLARALFSMCEVGSFVPAKLYRAVAEVLAYVYRLKGAEV, from the coding sequence ATGGCAGAAGAGCAATTCCAGGAACGAACTGAACAGGCAACTCCCCGACGACGGGAGAAAGCCCGCGAAGAGGGAAAAGTAGCCCGCTCGCTGGAGCTCAATTCGGCCGTCATCCTCTGCCTGGGCTCAGCCGCCATCTATTTTCTGGGACCGCTTCTGATTCGTCAATTGCAACAGTTCATGATTTTCATTTTCCGTGAAGCTCCCACTATGAGCGCCGATTATGATTCTCTTCTGGCGCTTCTTTCAACCAGGATTCTCACCTTCTTCTATCTGCTGGGACCGATTCTGGTGATTCTGGTGGTGGTGGCATATGGTATCAATGTGATGCAGGTCGGTTTTCTGGTCACCGGCAAACCGCTTGAGCCAAAACCGGAAAAGTTAAATATCGCCAATGGCATCAAGAGGCTTTTTTCGGGCCGGTCTCTGATGGAACTGATTCGGGATACCGTCAAGTTAATCGTCATCGGCTTTGTCGGCTACAAAGCGATTTCATCCCAGATGGACACCTTCTATCTTCTTGCCGACAATTCCGTCACTGTCTTCGCCGGGGCGATGGGGACGATGGCTCTCAAAACGACCCTTCAAATCGGCGCCGTCATGCTGATTCTCGGGATACTCGATTATGCCTATCAAAAATATGATTATGAAAAATCAATCCGGATGAGCCGTCAGGAAATCAAAGATGAATACAAAGACACGGAGGGCTCGCCGCAGATAAAATCGCGGATACGGCAGATTCAGCGCGAGATGTCGCGCAAGCGGATGATGCAGGATGTGCCGAAAGCGGATGTGGTCGTGACCAACCCGACCCATATCGCGGTAGCGCTCAAATACAATCCCGATGAAATGGACGCCCCCATGGTGGTCGCCAAAGGGGAGCGACTGATTGCCCAAAAGATAAAAGAACTCGCCCGCGAAGCGAATGTGCCTGTGGTCGAAAATCCCCCCCTGGCTCGGGCGCTCTTCAGTATGTGCGAAGTCGGTTCCTTTGTGCCGGCGAAATTGTACCGGGCGGTGGCCGAAGTGCTTGCTTATGTCTATCGCCTTAAAGGGGCTGAGGTTTGA